Proteins from one Xenorhabdus griffiniae genomic window:
- a CDS encoding GNAT family acetyltransferase — MEIRVFRQDDFEAVITLWERCDLINSGDDPEIDIERKLTHDADLFLVAEVAGEVVGTVMGGYDGHRGHAYYLGVHPEFRGRGIANALISRLEKKLLARGCPSILIVVPEENDATICMCEKMEYDYLGQENVMFSKRLIID, encoded by the coding sequence ATGGAAATTCGGGTATTTCGGCAAGACGACTTTGAAGCCGTTATCACACTTTGGGAACGTTGTGATTTGATTAACTCTGGTGATGATCCAGAAATAGATATTGAGCGTAAACTGACTCATGACGCTGATTTATTTTTGGTTGCTGAAGTTGCGGGAGAAGTGGTTGGTACAGTGATGGGCGGTTATGATGGACATCGTGGTCATGCCTATTATCTTGGAGTGCACCCTGAATTCAGGGGCAGGGGAATAGCCAATGCATTGATCTCCCGCCTGGAAAAGAAATTATTGGCCAGAGGTTGCCCCAGTATTTTAATTGTGGTTCCAGAAGAAAATGATGCAACAATTTGTATGTGCGAAAAGATGGAATATGATTATTTGGGCCAAGAAAATGTCATGTTTAGCAAGCGATTGATTATTGATTAA